One Thermoplasmata archaeon genomic window carries:
- a CDS encoding 30S ribosomal protein S8e produces the protein MAVWQGRPVRKMTGGRYRDYRKRKKYEAGSVPIHTKIGNIKTKAVRTRGGNAKIKVLVSDTMVVYDPKTKTSKKAKIITVKENNANPHFVHRNIMTKGAVVQTEIGLAKITSRPGQHGFINGILVQ, from the coding sequence ATGGCAGTATGGCAAGGTAGACCTGTCAGGAAAATGACGGGTGGAAGATATCGAGATTATAGAAAACGAAAAAAATACGAGGCAGGAAGCGTGCCAATACATACAAAAATTGGCAATATTAAGACCAAAGCGGTCAGAACTAGAGGCGGTAATGCAAAAATAAAAGTGCTGGTATCTGACACTATGGTGGTTTACGATCCAAAAACTAAAACTTCTAAAAAAGCCAAGATCATCACAGTTAAAGAAAATAATGCAAATCCACACTTTGTGCACAGAAATATAATGACTAAAGGTGCAGTAGTGCAGACTGAGATAGGCTTGGCTAAAATTACGTCCAGACCAGGACAACATGGCTTTATCAACGGCATTTTAGTACAATAA
- a CDS encoding signal recognition particle subunit SRP19/SEC65 family protein: MRTVIVYPAYFFAEYTRNMGRRVPKHLAFNADLSRIESALKAMNIKYEVVQKRYSRDPFKFENRIEVLTELPKNKLLYEIARKVREPQIKA; this comes from the coding sequence ATGAGAACTGTTATTGTATACCCGGCTTACTTTTTTGCAGAGTATACTAGAAATATGGGGAGAAGAGTTCCAAAACATCTAGCATTCAATGCAGATTTGAGTAGAATAGAAAGCGCATTGAAAGCTATGAATATAAAATACGAAGTGGTTCAAAAAAGATATAGTAGGGATCCTTTTAAATTTGAAAATAGGATCGAAGTGTTAACTGAACTACCCAAGAACAAGCTTCTTTATGAAATTGCCAGAAAAGTGAGAGAGCCTCAGATCAAAGCATGA